Proteins encoded by one window of Hafnia alvei:
- the flgL gene encoding flagellar hook-associated protein FlgL, with translation MRLSTSMMYQQNMGGITDAQSEWQRVGQQLSSGKRVINPSDDPLAASQLVGLKQSQAQNDQYTMARGYARQGVSLEESVLQQVTSSLQDATPVLVDGASSGSKSDDDRASIAKQLEGIRDQLLNLANSTDGNGRYVFAGFKNDTAPFTKVTDPATGSVTVTYKGGDTAVTQKVDAARDMTISHTGSDVFQQASSNPVKEPDGSVNSDIFSTLQKAIDALKTPIAGADETVKKGVSDALDSANRGLRNSLNNVSQVRAELGTNLKELDSLDAVGSERAMTYTSRISQTQDVDWYQAISDYSLRQVSLQASYKAFTDMQGMSLFQMIR, from the coding sequence ATGCGTCTTAGCACCAGCATGATGTACCAACAGAATATGGGTGGTATCACCGATGCACAGTCTGAATGGCAGCGCGTTGGCCAGCAGCTCTCAAGCGGTAAGCGAGTGATCAACCCTTCAGACGATCCGCTAGCGGCATCGCAACTGGTTGGTTTGAAGCAGTCTCAGGCTCAAAACGACCAGTATACGATGGCGCGCGGCTATGCGCGTCAAGGCGTATCGCTGGAAGAGAGCGTGTTGCAGCAGGTGACTTCCTCCCTGCAAGATGCCACGCCGGTACTCGTCGATGGCGCGTCTTCAGGCAGCAAAAGTGATGATGACCGCGCTTCTATCGCCAAACAGTTGGAAGGTATTCGCGATCAGCTACTGAATCTGGCCAACAGCACCGACGGCAATGGCCGCTACGTGTTTGCCGGTTTCAAAAATGATACTGCGCCTTTCACGAAAGTGACCGATCCGGCGACCGGCAGCGTGACCGTAACCTATAAGGGCGGTGATACAGCTGTGACGCAAAAAGTTGATGCGGCGCGCGATATGACCATCAGCCACACCGGTTCCGATGTGTTCCAACAAGCATCCAGCAATCCGGTAAAAGAGCCCGATGGTTCCGTGAATAGCGATATCTTTAGCACTTTGCAAAAGGCGATTGATGCGCTGAAAACCCCGATTGCAGGCGCGGATGAAACGGTGAAAAAGGGCGTAAGTGATGCGCTTGACTCCGCCAACCGCGGTCTGCGTAACAGTTTGAATAACGTCTCACAGGTACGCGCTGAGCTTGGGACTAACCTGAAAGAACTGGATTCTCTGGATGCGGTAGGCAGCGAACGTGCCATGACTTACACCAGCCGAATCAGCCAAACACAGGACGTTGATTGGTATCAGGCCATTTCAGACTACAGCCTGCGTCAGGTGTCTCTACAAGCATCTTATAAAGCGTTTACGGATATGCAGGGGATGTCTCTGTTCCAGATGATTCGCTAA
- the fliH gene encoding flagellar assembly protein FliH: protein MSNPPNPKDGFRKAVFPKATIEETNQQWQRWEMRDFSAPRKPKMPAFKMEPLPPAAESTPATIAQAELEQLRENAQMQGYQHGLQQGEKQGYDAGFQQGLNEGRSQGLQQAQTEQQPVLDHWRQLAQEFQHSLQAMDNVIAARLMQMALTAAKQIIGQSPVCDASAVLQQIQHLINQEPLFSGNLQLRVNPQDLPIIQQQLGVQLEQQGWRLLADTQLHRGGCKISAEGGELDASIATRWQELCKLAAPELPL from the coding sequence ATGTCTAATCCTCCTAACCCGAAAGATGGATTCCGCAAAGCGGTATTCCCCAAAGCCACCATTGAAGAAACCAATCAGCAATGGCAGCGCTGGGAGATGCGTGATTTTTCAGCGCCGCGTAAGCCTAAAATGCCCGCGTTTAAAATGGAGCCTCTGCCTCCTGCTGCGGAGTCTACCCCCGCAACCATTGCGCAGGCTGAGTTAGAACAGCTACGTGAAAATGCTCAAATGCAGGGTTACCAGCACGGATTACAGCAAGGCGAAAAACAGGGCTACGATGCAGGCTTTCAACAAGGCCTCAACGAAGGTCGTTCTCAGGGATTGCAGCAGGCGCAAACTGAGCAACAACCCGTACTCGACCATTGGCGACAGCTTGCTCAAGAGTTCCAGCATTCATTACAGGCCATGGACAATGTGATTGCCGCACGTCTGATGCAAATGGCGCTGACCGCCGCCAAGCAAATCATCGGTCAGTCGCCGGTGTGCGATGCCAGCGCGGTGCTGCAACAAATTCAGCATCTGATCAATCAAGAACCGCTGTTTAGCGGCAATTTACAGCTGCGGGTGAATCCGCAAGATTTGCCGATTATTCAGCAACAGCTCGGCGTACAGTTAGAACAGCAGGGCTGGCGTTTACTTGCCGATACCCAGCTACACCGCGGCGGCTGCAAAATCAGCGCCGAGGGCGGTGAACTTGACGCCAGCATCGCCACCCGTTGGCAAGAATTATGCAAACTGGCGGCTCCGGAGTTGCCACTATGA
- the fliJ gene encoding flagellar export protein FliJ produces the protein MSSPMGTLRDLAQQDVDDATTALGKSQQAFLHAEQQLTMLLNYQDEYRQRLNQGMSGGMDASSWRNYQQFIRTLDQAIDQHRLQLNQCNIRLATATRCWQEKQQRLNAFCTLHERQEHQLKMQLNKQDQKRMDEYAQRAAMRREKS, from the coding sequence ATGTCTTCACCGATGGGCACGCTACGTGACCTTGCACAGCAAGATGTTGATGATGCCACCACCGCACTAGGCAAGTCGCAGCAAGCGTTTTTACATGCAGAACAGCAGCTAACTATGCTGCTCAATTATCAAGATGAGTACCGTCAGCGTCTCAATCAGGGGATGAGCGGCGGAATGGATGCATCTAGCTGGCGAAACTATCAGCAGTTTATTCGCACACTGGATCAGGCGATTGACCAACATCGCCTACAGTTAAACCAGTGCAATATCAGGCTCGCGACCGCCACGCGTTGCTGGCAGGAAAAACAGCAACGCCTGAATGCTTTTTGTACGCTCCACGAGCGCCAAGAGCATCAGCTAAAAATGCAGCTCAATAAACAAGATCAAAAACGGATGGATGAGTACGCCCAGCGTGCCGCCATGAGGAGAGAAAAATCATGA
- the fliQ gene encoding flagellar biosynthesis protein FliQ has product MTPESVMALGYQAMKVGLALATPLLLAALISGLVISLLQAATQINEMTLSFIPKILAVFATMVIAGPWMLSLLLDYMRTLFTSIPSIIG; this is encoded by the coding sequence ATGACTCCAGAATCCGTAATGGCGCTCGGTTATCAGGCGATGAAAGTGGGATTGGCCTTGGCGACACCGTTGCTGTTAGCTGCGTTAATCAGTGGTTTGGTGATCAGTTTGCTACAGGCCGCCACCCAGATTAACGAAATGACGCTGTCGTTTATCCCTAAAATTCTGGCCGTGTTCGCGACCATGGTCATTGCGGGTCCGTGGATGCTCAGCCTTTTGCTGGATTACATGCGCACCCTTTTCACCAGCATTCCCTCCATCATCGGCTAA
- the fliG gene encoding flagellar motor switch protein FliG — MTMTPTEKSAILLMTIGEDRAAEVFKHLSTREVQHLSTTMATMSQVSHQQLGEVLNEFQDEAEQYEALSVNASDYLRSVLVKALGEERASSLLEDILESRETASGIETLNFMEPQAAADIIRDEHPQIIATILVHLKRAQAADILAQFDERQRNDVVLRIATFGGVQPTALQELTEVLNGLLDGQNLKRSKMGGIRTAAEIINLMKTQQEESVIEAMRIYDGELAQKIIDEMFLFENLVDVDDRSIQRILQEVESESLLIALKGADEALREKFMRNMSQRAADILRDDLSTRGPVRLSLVESEQKAILLIVRRLAESGEVVIGGGEDAYV; from the coding sequence ATGACCATGACCCCAACTGAAAAAAGCGCCATTTTATTGATGACCATCGGTGAAGACCGCGCGGCAGAGGTGTTCAAGCACCTCTCTACCCGCGAGGTGCAGCATCTCAGCACCACGATGGCGACCATGAGTCAGGTTTCTCACCAGCAGTTAGGCGAAGTGCTCAACGAGTTTCAAGACGAAGCTGAGCAGTACGAAGCGCTCAGCGTCAACGCCAGCGACTATCTGCGTTCAGTATTGGTTAAAGCGTTAGGTGAAGAGCGTGCTTCTAGCCTGTTGGAAGACATTCTGGAGTCGCGCGAGACCGCCAGCGGCATCGAAACGCTCAACTTTATGGAACCTCAGGCCGCAGCCGATATTATTCGCGATGAACATCCGCAGATTATCGCCACTATTTTAGTGCATCTGAAACGCGCTCAGGCCGCTGATATTCTGGCTCAGTTTGACGAACGCCAGCGCAACGACGTGGTACTGCGTATCGCAACCTTCGGTGGCGTTCAGCCGACGGCACTACAAGAACTGACCGAAGTACTAAACGGTTTGTTAGATGGTCAAAACCTCAAGCGCAGCAAAATGGGCGGTATCCGCACGGCGGCAGAGATCATCAACCTAATGAAAACCCAGCAGGAAGAGTCTGTTATTGAAGCCATGCGTATCTACGACGGTGAACTGGCGCAAAAAATTATCGACGAAATGTTCCTGTTCGAAAACCTGGTCGACGTCGACGATCGCAGCATTCAGCGCATCTTGCAGGAAGTGGAGTCCGAATCTCTGCTCATCGCCCTCAAAGGTGCCGACGAAGCGCTGCGCGAGAAATTTATGCGCAATATGTCGCAGCGTGCAGCCGATATTCTGCGCGACGATCTCTCCACGCGTGGGCCAGTTCGTCTATCGCTGGTCGAAAGCGAACAGAAAGCGATTCTGTTGATCGTTCGCCGATTGGCGGAAAGCGGCGAAGTGGTGATCGGCGGCGGCGAGGATGCTTATGTCTAA
- the fliO gene encoding flagellar biosynthetic protein FliO gives MIPATSTSTSAPAAPAVPTGSVLTQVGSTLGAILLLILIIGWLVKRLGFAPKNSRNSMLNVRASCSLGARERVVVVEVDNQCLVLGVTSQNVTHLHTFTAPLAEDEPVEKKQDFSQIFKQVIQQQFGKRGDKS, from the coding sequence ATGATCCCCGCTACTTCAACATCCACCAGCGCGCCTGCGGCACCCGCGGTGCCAACGGGCAGCGTACTGACACAGGTTGGCAGCACGCTGGGTGCCATACTGCTGCTGATTTTAATTATCGGCTGGCTGGTTAAACGCTTAGGCTTTGCGCCTAAAAACAGCCGCAATAGCATGCTTAACGTGCGTGCCAGCTGTTCGCTCGGCGCACGTGAGCGCGTGGTGGTGGTTGAAGTGGACAATCAATGCTTGGTGCTCGGTGTAACCAGTCAGAACGTCACCCATCTGCATACTTTCACCGCTCCCCTTGCTGAAGATGAACCCGTTGAGAAAAAACAGGACTTCAGCCAGATTTTCAAGCAGGTGATACAGCAACAATTTGGTAAGCGCGGAGATAAGTCTTAA
- the fliL gene encoding flagellar basal body-associated protein FliL: MSETTLPKNTKRRAKWVWILLILIAAGAGGGFYGWKYYQHQESLAESKPVPPPMPVFMPLDTFTVNLISDGEDADRVLYIGLTLRLPDEATRKRMNDYLPEMRSRLLMLLSRQHAATLASEHGKTQLMTDIKAVLMPPIAPGQPKQIVSDVLFTAFILR, from the coding sequence ATGTCTGAAACCACACTCCCCAAGAACACTAAGCGGCGTGCCAAGTGGGTATGGATACTGTTAATTCTTATTGCTGCGGGTGCTGGTGGCGGTTTTTATGGCTGGAAATACTATCAGCATCAAGAATCCCTCGCCGAAAGCAAACCGGTTCCACCGCCGATGCCGGTATTTATGCCTCTCGATACCTTCACCGTTAACCTGATCAGCGACGGTGAAGATGCCGATCGTGTGCTTTATATCGGTTTAACCCTGCGTTTACCCGATGAAGCCACGCGTAAACGTATGAACGATTATCTGCCTGAAATGCGCAGCCGTTTATTGATGCTGCTTTCGCGCCAACACGCCGCCACGCTGGCCAGTGAACACGGTAAAACTCAGTTAATGACTGATATTAAAGCCGTGCTCATGCCGCCAATTGCTCCCGGTCAGCCAAAGCAGATCGTTAGCGACGTGTTGTTTACAGCCTTTATCCTGCGGTAA
- the fliR gene encoding flagellar biosynthetic protein FliR, whose amino-acid sequence MISFDTSQLALWLGQYFWPFVRMLALISTAPLLSEKAISKKTKVGLAMAITFLLVPNLGSNPTPVVSISGLWLVTQQILIGAALGLTMQFAFAAVRLAGEVIGLQMGLSFATFFDPSGGPNMPILARLLNLLTMLLFLSFNGHLWMISILADSFQTLPISEQPLNGNGFLMLAQAGSLIFINGLMLALPLITLLLSLNTALGLLNRMTPQLSIFVVGFPLTLTIGMLSLSLMMPMLVPFSEHLFSEIFERLTQVIGGMQGL is encoded by the coding sequence ATGATCTCATTTGACACTTCCCAACTGGCCTTATGGCTGGGTCAGTATTTCTGGCCGTTTGTACGTATGCTGGCTTTAATCAGCACCGCACCGCTGCTGAGTGAAAAAGCCATCAGTAAAAAGACCAAGGTTGGCTTGGCGATGGCGATTACTTTTCTGCTAGTGCCTAATTTAGGCAGTAATCCAACGCCAGTGGTTAGCATTAGCGGCCTATGGCTGGTTACCCAGCAAATCTTGATTGGCGCCGCACTTGGCTTAACCATGCAGTTTGCTTTTGCCGCCGTTCGCCTCGCGGGCGAAGTGATTGGTCTGCAAATGGGACTTTCATTTGCCACCTTTTTTGACCCTTCTGGTGGCCCCAACATGCCGATTTTGGCGCGTTTGCTTAACCTGCTGACCATGTTGTTATTTCTTAGTTTTAACGGTCATCTGTGGATGATTTCTATTCTGGCAGACAGTTTTCAAACCCTGCCCATCAGCGAGCAACCGCTTAACGGCAACGGTTTTTTGATGCTTGCTCAGGCCGGTAGCCTGATTTTCATTAATGGGCTGATGCTGGCGCTTCCCCTTATTACCTTGTTATTGTCACTTAATACCGCGCTGGGGCTGCTCAATCGCATGACGCCACAGCTCTCTATTTTCGTGGTGGGTTTTCCCCTCACGCTCACCATCGGTATGCTTTCGCTTAGCCTGATGATGCCGATGCTGGTGCCCTTCAGTGAACATCTCTTCAGCGAGATTTTCGAGCGTTTAACCCAAGTGATCGGCGGCATGCAGGGGTTGTGA
- the fliI gene encoding flagellar protein export ATPase FliI, which translates to MTQRLNTWLGTLDAFEKRIPQIPPARRYGRLTRATGLVLEASGLQLPIGATCLIERYDGVKIQQVEAEVVGFNGQQLFLMPLEEVDGIVPGARVCSQSGGLQSGGKQLPLGPMLLGRVLDGGAKPLDGLPPPEEADLGGLTTLPFNPLQRTPIVDVLDVGVRAINALLTVGRGQRMGLFAGSGVGKSVLLGMMARYTQADVIVVGLIGERGREVKDFIENILGDEGRKRSVVIAAPADVSPLLRMQGASYATRIAEDFRDRGQHVLLIMDSLTRYAMAQREIALAIGEPPATKGYPPSVFAKLPALVERAGNGTHGGGSITAFYTVLTEGDDQQDPIADSARAILDGHIVLSRRLAEAGHYPAIDIEASISRAMTSLISDDHYARVRRFKQLLSSYQRNRDLISVGAYAKGSDPLLDQAITLYPHLEAFLQQGIFERSGYADACSSLQALFPA; encoded by the coding sequence ATGACTCAACGCCTCAACACGTGGCTAGGCACCTTAGATGCCTTTGAAAAGCGCATCCCGCAGATCCCACCTGCGCGGCGCTACGGTCGTTTAACCCGAGCGACGGGGTTAGTTCTCGAGGCCAGTGGTTTACAGCTGCCTATCGGCGCAACGTGCCTGATTGAGCGCTATGACGGCGTGAAAATTCAGCAGGTTGAAGCTGAAGTCGTTGGCTTTAATGGGCAGCAGCTGTTTCTCATGCCGTTAGAAGAAGTTGATGGCATTGTGCCTGGAGCGCGAGTTTGCTCCCAAAGCGGTGGTTTACAGTCCGGTGGTAAACAGCTTCCGCTTGGCCCCATGTTACTAGGACGCGTGCTCGACGGCGGCGCAAAGCCCCTTGATGGACTTCCTCCACCGGAAGAGGCCGATCTCGGCGGGCTCACCACGCTGCCTTTTAACCCTTTGCAGCGCACGCCGATCGTTGACGTGCTCGACGTTGGCGTTCGTGCCATTAATGCCCTGCTGACCGTGGGACGTGGACAGCGTATGGGGCTTTTTGCCGGTTCCGGCGTGGGTAAAAGCGTGCTGCTCGGCATGATGGCGCGTTATACACAGGCCGATGTCATCGTCGTGGGGTTGATTGGTGAACGTGGCCGTGAAGTTAAAGACTTTATCGAGAATATTTTAGGCGACGAAGGACGTAAACGTTCGGTAGTTATCGCCGCACCGGCCGATGTCTCTCCCCTGTTGCGTATGCAAGGGGCCTCTTACGCCACGCGCATTGCGGAAGACTTTCGCGATCGCGGCCAGCATGTATTGCTGATCATGGATTCCCTCACCCGCTATGCCATGGCGCAGCGTGAAATTGCACTGGCTATCGGTGAACCGCCAGCGACCAAAGGTTATCCACCGTCGGTATTTGCCAAACTACCGGCGCTGGTTGAACGTGCGGGTAATGGTACTCACGGTGGCGGTTCGATCACCGCGTTTTATACGGTACTCACCGAGGGTGACGATCAGCAAGACCCTATCGCCGACTCGGCGCGCGCTATTTTGGATGGACACATCGTTCTGTCACGCCGCCTAGCCGAAGCGGGACACTATCCGGCAATTGATATTGAAGCGTCGATCAGCCGCGCGATGACGTCGCTTATCAGCGATGACCACTACGCCCGTGTCAGACGCTTCAAACAGCTACTTTCGAGCTATCAGCGCAACCGCGATCTCATCAGCGTGGGCGCTTATGCCAAGGGCTCCGATCCGCTATTGGATCAGGCCATTACACTTTATCCGCATTTGGAAGCGTTTTTGCAACAAGGGATCTTCGAGCGCAGCGGCTATGCCGATGCCTGCTCAAGTCTTCAGGCTTTGTTCCCCGCATAG
- the fliN gene encoding flagellar motor switch protein FliN translates to MSDVNKPSAEGHDDAADLWAEAMNEQQTTENTSAGNAADEIFQNLDNPSPLAGNLHDIDLILDIPVKLTVELGRTKMTIKELLRLSQGSVVALDGLAGEPLDILINGYLIAQGEVVVVADKFGVRITDIITPSERMRRLSR, encoded by the coding sequence ATGAGTGACGTCAACAAGCCGTCTGCCGAAGGTCATGACGACGCCGCCGACCTGTGGGCGGAAGCGATGAACGAACAGCAAACCACCGAAAATACCTCGGCGGGAAATGCTGCGGATGAGATTTTCCAAAATCTTGATAATCCATCACCGTTAGCCGGCAATCTGCACGATATTGATTTGATTTTAGATATTCCGGTCAAACTGACGGTGGAATTAGGTCGTACCAAGATGACGATCAAAGAGCTGCTGCGTTTGTCGCAGGGTTCGGTGGTTGCGCTTGACGGTCTGGCCGGCGAACCGTTGGATATTCTGATTAACGGTTATCTGATTGCCCAAGGTGAAGTGGTGGTGGTTGCCGATAAGTTTGGCGTCCGTATCACCGACATCATTACGCCATCTGAACGCATGCGTCGTCTGAGCCGCTAA
- a CDS encoding flagellar hook-length control protein FliK, whose translation MTSPLLAAAITNPTATNASASSAKSSKKAAAPFSDVLSQAHSPSKENRVPQAKANKTTSGLAEKTDLKTLQAALTKALQNQSAKGKDAQKLVDQLASLDPKQQQKLLASLDPKQQQKLLASLGASLAEIKPAGKGDHPPALTETITDKGTEQAGQAAISALFAMLPDALPKVAASDTANGPEINVALNAVTSDRAAPLMNLLTGDDKKDAKLDLGTLLKSDKPTADADVDAQPWDLSLATVPGKKSDPSALKSSVETSATPLNTTEIPLKLAPQMEDARLPRNDLNLSQQPAHTLSQAMHNIAVSSPVVTPQATAVPAAPMPTPVLNAQLGSSEWQQALSQQILMFNRSGQHSAELRLHPQDLGSLQISLRIDDNQAQLHMASGHSQVRAALEAALPQLRTALADSGIQLGQSSVGSEAQPQWNGSQQNASDRQATSGGFSVDGNNDDRIVTASVSAKSVRVGGVDISV comes from the coding sequence ATGACGTCCCCACTGCTTGCTGCTGCGATAACAAATCCTACAGCAACCAATGCGAGTGCCTCGTCGGCCAAATCATCGAAGAAAGCGGCTGCGCCTTTCTCTGACGTGCTGTCTCAGGCACACTCACCGAGCAAAGAGAATCGGGTACCACAAGCTAAAGCCAATAAAACGACTTCAGGTTTGGCCGAAAAAACAGACCTTAAAACGTTGCAAGCAGCGCTGACCAAAGCATTACAAAATCAGTCCGCTAAGGGTAAAGATGCCCAAAAACTAGTCGATCAATTAGCATCGCTAGATCCTAAACAGCAGCAGAAATTGCTAGCATCGCTAGACCCTAAACAGCAGCAGAAATTGCTGGCATCGCTCGGTGCCTCTCTCGCAGAGATAAAACCGGCTGGCAAAGGCGATCACCCGCCTGCGTTGACGGAGACAATAACAGACAAAGGCACCGAACAAGCGGGACAAGCCGCCATCAGCGCCCTGTTTGCTATGCTGCCCGATGCTTTGCCAAAAGTTGCCGCGTCTGACACCGCAAACGGCCCTGAAATCAACGTGGCGTTGAATGCAGTCACATCCGATCGCGCAGCCCCCCTTATGAATTTGCTTACGGGTGACGACAAAAAAGATGCCAAGCTAGATCTTGGAACATTATTAAAATCCGATAAGCCAACCGCCGACGCGGACGTGGACGCCCAACCATGGGATCTCTCGTTAGCCACGGTGCCGGGTAAAAAGAGTGATCCATCAGCACTTAAATCTAGCGTTGAAACCAGCGCCACACCGCTAAACACCACCGAGATCCCGCTAAAACTGGCCCCTCAAATGGAGGATGCTCGCCTGCCGCGCAACGATCTCAATCTTTCGCAGCAGCCAGCGCATACGCTAAGCCAAGCGATGCACAATATTGCGGTGAGTAGCCCAGTAGTTACCCCACAAGCAACCGCGGTTCCTGCCGCGCCGATGCCAACGCCGGTGCTGAATGCTCAGTTAGGCAGCAGTGAATGGCAGCAGGCATTGAGTCAGCAGATCCTCATGTTTAATCGCAGCGGTCAACACAGCGCCGAACTGCGCCTGCATCCACAGGATTTAGGATCGCTGCAAATCAGCTTACGCATCGATGATAACCAAGCGCAGCTGCACATGGCATCGGGTCACAGCCAGGTGCGCGCAGCGCTGGAAGCTGCCCTTCCCCAACTGCGCACCGCATTGGCGGACAGCGGTATTCAGCTAGGGCAAAGCAGCGTGGGCAGCGAAGCCCAACCGCAGTGGAACGGCAGCCAGCAAAACGCCTCCGACCGACAAGCCACTTCCGGCGGATTTAGTGTGGATGGGAATAATGACGATAGGATCGTTACGGCCAGCGTTTCGGCTAAGTCGGTGAGAGTTGGGGGAGTGGATATCAGTGTTTAA
- the fliP gene encoding flagellar type III secretion system pore protein FliP (The bacterial flagellar biogenesis protein FliP forms a type III secretion system (T3SS)-type pore required for flagellar assembly.), whose amino-acid sequence MRTQRLILGLGAIILLLASPLALAQLPGIVSQPLANGGQNWSLPVQTLVFLTSLTFLPAALLMMTSFTRIIIVLGLLRSALGTPSAPPNQVMLGLALFLTFFVMSPVFDKIYQDAYQPFSQDKITMDVAMDRGAQPLREFMLRQTRETDLALYAKLANLPQMSGPEDVPMRILLPAYVTSELKTAFQIGFTIFIPFLIIDLVVASVLMALGMMMVPPATISLPFKLMLFVLVDGWQLLLGSLAQSFYS is encoded by the coding sequence ATGCGCACTCAGCGTTTAATCCTTGGCCTTGGCGCCATAATATTACTTCTGGCTAGCCCATTGGCGCTGGCGCAACTGCCCGGCATTGTTTCACAGCCGCTGGCAAACGGCGGACAAAACTGGTCGTTGCCGGTTCAAACGCTGGTTTTCCTCACCTCTTTAACGTTTTTGCCCGCCGCATTGCTGATGATGACCAGCTTTACCCGCATCATCATCGTGTTGGGATTATTACGCAGCGCATTAGGCACACCGTCTGCGCCACCCAATCAGGTTATGCTAGGGCTGGCGCTGTTTCTCACCTTTTTCGTGATGTCACCGGTGTTTGATAAAATTTATCAAGACGCTTATCAGCCTTTTAGCCAAGACAAAATCACCATGGACGTCGCCATGGATCGCGGTGCCCAGCCGCTGCGCGAATTCATGCTGCGCCAAACTCGAGAAACCGATCTGGCGCTGTACGCCAAATTAGCTAATCTGCCGCAGATGTCAGGCCCAGAAGACGTACCGATGCGTATCCTGCTGCCCGCTTACGTCACCAGCGAGTTAAAAACGGCCTTCCAAATTGGCTTCACCATTTTCATTCCCTTTTTGATTATCGACCTGGTGGTTGCCAGCGTGTTGATGGCGCTCGGGATGATGATGGTTCCACCTGCCACCATTTCGCTGCCGTTCAAATTAATGCTGTTTGTCTTAGTCGATGGTTGGCAGTTGTTATTGGGCTCGCTGGCGCAGAGTTTTTACAGTTAA
- the fliM gene encoding flagellar motor switch protein FliM: protein MSDSILSQAEIDALLNGDSDNGKPDNEIPLAGSESDVRPYDPTTQRRVVRERLQALEIINERFARQFRMGLFNLLRRSPDITVGAVKIQPYHEFARNLPVPTNLNLIHLNPLRGTALMVFAPSLVFMAVDNLFGGDGRFPTKVDGREFTHTEQRVIKRMLRLALDAYRDAWSAIYKLEVEYVRSEIQVKFTNITTSPNDIVVTTPFTIEVGALSGEFNICIPFSMIEPLRELLVNPPLENSKQEDQHWRDTLSKQVQHSELELVANFVDIPLRLSEVLKLQPGDVLPIEKPEKLIANVDGVPVLTCQYGSQNGQYALRVERLINPILNALSEDQPNE, encoded by the coding sequence ATGTCTGATAGCATTCTGTCACAGGCCGAAATTGACGCGTTGCTGAACGGCGATAGCGACAATGGAAAGCCTGACAACGAAATTCCGCTCGCGGGCAGCGAAAGCGACGTTCGCCCCTACGACCCGACCACTCAGCGTCGGGTGGTACGTGAACGTCTGCAAGCACTGGAAATCATCAACGAGCGCTTTGCCCGTCAGTTTCGTATGGGGCTATTTAACCTGCTGCGCCGTAGCCCTGATATCACGGTCGGTGCGGTTAAAATTCAGCCCTATCATGAGTTCGCCCGTAACCTTCCGGTGCCAACCAACCTCAACCTTATTCACCTCAATCCGTTACGCGGCACCGCGCTCATGGTATTTGCGCCAAGCTTAGTGTTTATGGCGGTGGATAACCTGTTTGGTGGCGACGGTCGCTTCCCAACTAAAGTCGATGGACGTGAGTTCACCCATACCGAACAACGCGTGATTAAACGCATGCTGCGCTTGGCGCTGGATGCCTATCGCGATGCGTGGAGCGCCATTTACAAACTGGAAGTGGAATACGTTCGATCTGAAATTCAGGTGAAATTCACCAACATCACCACTTCACCGAACGATATCGTGGTCACAACGCCTTTCACGATTGAAGTGGGTGCGCTGAGCGGCGAATTTAATATTTGTATTCCTTTCTCGATGATTGAGCCGCTGCGCGAGCTGCTGGTTAACCCACCGTTAGAGAACTCTAAGCAAGAAGATCAGCACTGGCGCGATACGCTCAGCAAACAGGTTCAGCACTCTGAACTAGAGCTCGTCGCCAACTTTGTTGATATTCCTTTACGCCTGTCCGAAGTGCTTAAGCTTCAGCCTGGCGATGTATTACCCATTGAAAAACCTGAAAAACTTATCGCCAATGTGGATGGCGTTCCCGTTTTAACCTGCCAATACGGCAGCCAAAATGGCCAATATGCACTGCGCGTAGAACGATTAATCAACCCTATTTTAAATGCTCTGAGCGAGGATCAGCCCAATGAGTGA